The following coding sequences are from one Methanococcoides orientis window:
- a CDS encoding S8 family serine peptidase has product MLFPILASASGSSLPKNTTGSSFDHSSSYSSATSNDGRYILLKASQFNTEEAAFVSSLTSTESISLSGDGEYYIVQFSGYILEEWKQDVRDTGATIFDYVPNNAFIVSMNSSVKAEIEILDSVQWIGPYHPSYRISPSLSSISGESDQIEILVILFNAEDNERIFNEIIGQGGEIVDNSGDLMRVRIDGTKISDIAAIKGVSWIEEYHQPVILNDIAAGIINVPYVQDTHGLNGSGQVIAVADTGLDTGFNDGSMHDDLEGRIDALIDLSGNGAADIFSGHGTHVAGSVLGNGSNSNGQFNGMAPEAHLVFQAVEDRYGRLSGIPTHLSSLFQQAYDLNARIHTNSWGSSDHGQYTSYSQDVDLFTWEHPDMLILFSAGNDGVDSNYDGVIDLDSMGSPATAKNCLTIGASENYRPDMSDTYGDRKPFLWPTEPIYSDKMANNSEGIAAFSSRGPTDDGRIKPDVVAPGTYIISTRSSVATGQLWGDYDAYYRYSSGTSMSTPIVAGSAALVRQYYVEYENITPSAALLKATIINGAYDMSPGQYDGV; this is encoded by the coding sequence ATGTTATTTCCGATCTTAGCATCTGCTTCCGGATCATCACTGCCGAAAAATACTACTGGAAGTAGTTTTGATCATAGCAGCAGTTATAGTTCTGCTACTTCTAATGATGGAAGATATATTTTGCTTAAAGCTTCACAATTCAATACGGAAGAAGCTGCTTTTGTTTCCAGTCTGACATCTACAGAAAGTATTTCTTTATCAGGGGACGGTGAATATTATATCGTTCAGTTCAGTGGATATATACTTGAAGAGTGGAAACAGGATGTAAGGGATACTGGTGCAACTATTTTTGATTATGTTCCAAATAATGCCTTTATTGTAAGCATGAACTCCTCAGTGAAAGCAGAGATTGAGATTCTGGATTCTGTACAATGGATTGGTCCTTATCACCCATCATACAGGATAAGTCCTTCCTTATCCTCGATTTCAGGTGAGTCCGATCAGATAGAGATACTTGTTATTCTCTTCAATGCAGAGGATAATGAGCGTATTTTTAATGAGATTATCGGACAGGGTGGTGAAATTGTTGATAATTCCGGAGATCTGATGAGGGTAAGGATCGATGGTACAAAAATATCTGATATTGCAGCTATCAAAGGAGTTAGCTGGATAGAAGAATACCACCAACCTGTTATATTGAACGATATTGCAGCTGGTATAATCAACGTTCCTTATGTTCAGGATACACATGGATTGAATGGAAGCGGTCAGGTCATAGCAGTGGCAGACACTGGATTGGATACAGGTTTTAATGATGGCTCAATGCATGATGATCTTGAAGGAAGGATCGATGCATTAATTGATCTCTCTGGTAATGGTGCAGCAGACATTTTCAGTGGACACGGAACTCATGTTGCAGGATCTGTCCTTGGAAATGGTTCTAACTCTAATGGCCAATTCAATGGGATGGCACCAGAGGCACATCTTGTTTTTCAGGCGGTCGAAGATCGATATGGTCGCCTTAGTGGAATTCCTACACATCTTTCAAGCCTTTTCCAGCAAGCGTATGACCTGAATGCAAGAATTCATACAAACAGTTGGGGATCTTCGGATCATGGCCAATATACATCTTATTCACAGGATGTTGATCTTTTCACATGGGAGCATCCGGATATGTTGATCTTGTTTTCTGCTGGTAATGATGGTGTTGATTCAAACTATGATGGAGTAATAGACCTTGATTCTATGGGATCACCTGCGACAGCAAAAAATTGCCTGACAATTGGTGCATCCGAGAACTACAGGCCAGACATGTCTGATACATATGGTGACAGAAAGCCATTTCTTTGGCCTACTGAACCAATATACAGTGACAAAATGGCAAATAATAGCGAAGGAATTGCAGCATTCAGCAGTAGGGGTCCTACTGACGATGGGCGTATCAAACCTGATGTAGTAGCACCTGGGACCTATATCATATCGACTAGGTCAAGCGTGGCAACTGGACAATTGTGGGGAGATTACGATGCTTATTACCGTTATAGTTCTGGGACAAGTATGTCTACCCCGATAGTTGCGGGTTCTGCTGCACTTGTGAGGCAATATTATGTAGAATATGAAAACATAACACCTTCTGCAGCCTTACTTAAGGCTACAATAATAAACGGTGCTTATGATATGTCTCCCGGCCAATATGATGGTGTATAG
- a CDS encoding PGF-pre-PGF domain-containing protein translates to MHPDAAQGWGRVDVGESLFPTFPRKIYFNDTSSTVSLNTSESWDINYYVGSSSVPLKITLVWTDYPGSLIAAGELINNLDLVVTGPYDTYLGNGGSQPDTINNVEQVELLSPTTGWYTITVNGTNVPQGPQPFAIVMSGLFGNDSIAPSSISDLNALPSETWINWSWTNPSDPDFDHVELYLNGVLKLNSSSTYYNATPLTANTSYELSTRTVDIVGNINSSWINSSVNTTADTTAPSSITGLVGSPGETWINWSWTNPSDPDFDHVELYLNGVLKLNSSSTYYNATPLTANTSYELSTRTVDIVGNINVNWINSTVSNDITAPSSITGLVGSPGETWINWSWSNPYDPDFSHVEIYLDDIFKLNTSSTYYNATHLTANTSYELSTRTVDNVGNINFNWINSSTNTTADTTTPSSITGLSGSPGETWINWSWSNPSDPDLDHVELYLDGIFQTNTSSTSYNAGGLTADAVYELSTRTVDSVGNINSSWVNLSISTSATKSDDTSSGSSSSSGGGGGSTGEAFDNIVFKDVKTENIVGGLTISYLFDDGQNAIQYINFSALRNSGRVSTTIEVLKNKSAMVDESAPGIVYSNLNIWVGKSGFATADNIAGPVIGFSVPKDWLAEDGIDENSIVLYRHSEGKWNALDTEMIGEDGSYIYFEAETPGFSPFAIAADMDNGAVADDIGLIEEDSRFFVVSSTVNITEPSVEDLNETGFEEAADSEFEILFFVIPVVMVLILVLASYVARSKGL, encoded by the coding sequence GTGCATCCTGATGCAGCACAAGGATGGGGGCGTGTGGATGTCGGTGAATCACTTTTTCCAACGTTTCCTCGCAAAATATATTTCAATGATACCTCAAGTACGGTTAGCTTAAATACATCTGAATCCTGGGATATTAATTATTACGTTGGTAGCAGCTCTGTCCCCCTCAAAATAACGCTCGTTTGGACTGACTATCCCGGATCCCTAATTGCTGCAGGTGAATTGATCAATAACTTAGATCTAGTCGTAACAGGTCCTTATGATACCTATTTAGGAAATGGGGGAAGCCAGCCCGATACTATAAACAATGTAGAACAGGTTGAATTGTTATCTCCAACTACCGGCTGGTATACGATAACAGTGAATGGAACAAACGTCCCACAAGGACCACAACCATTTGCAATTGTTATGTCCGGATTATTTGGTAATGATTCTATTGCTCCTTCCAGCATAAGCGATCTTAATGCTCTGCCCAGTGAAACCTGGATAAATTGGAGCTGGACCAATCCTTCTGATCCTGACTTTGATCATGTAGAACTTTATCTTAATGGTGTTTTAAAGTTGAACAGCAGTTCAACTTATTATAATGCTACACCTCTTACTGCAAATACCAGTTACGAATTGAGCACCAGGACCGTTGATATCGTTGGTAACATTAATTCCAGTTGGATCAATTCCAGTGTGAACACCACTGCCGATACAACTGCTCCTTCCAGTATAACAGGCCTTGTTGGCAGTCCTGGGGAAACCTGGATCAACTGGAGCTGGACCAATCCTTCTGATCCTGACTTTGATCATGTAGAACTTTATCTTAATGGTGTTTTAAAGTTGAACAGCAGTTCAACTTATTATAATGCTACACCTCTTACTGCAAATACCAGTTATGAATTGAGCACCAGGACCGTTGATATCGTTGGTAACATCAATGTCAATTGGATAAATTCTACTGTAAGCAACGACATCACTGCTCCTTCCAGTATAACAGGTCTTGTTGGCAGTCCTGGGGAAACCTGGATCAATTGGAGCTGGAGCAATCCTTATGATCCTGACTTTTCTCATGTTGAGATCTACCTTGATGATATTTTCAAATTGAACACTAGTTCAACTTATTATAATGCTACACATCTCACTGCAAACACAAGTTATGAATTAAGCACCAGGACTGTTGATAACGTCGGTAACATCAATTTCAATTGGATAAATTCCAGTACAAATACCACTGCCGATACCACTACACCATCCAGTATAACCGGTCTTAGCGGTAGTCCTGGGGAAACCTGGATAAATTGGAGCTGGTCCAATCCTTCTGATCCTGACCTTGACCATGTTGAGTTGTATCTTGACGGTATTTTCCAGACTAATACCAGTTCAACCTCGTATAATGCTGGTGGTCTTACTGCTGATGCCGTTTATGAACTTAGTACCCGTACTGTTGATAGTGTCGGTAATATCAATTCCAGCTGGGTAAATCTGAGTATAAGTACAAGTGCTACAAAGTCAGATGATACATCATCTGGTAGTAGTTCCTCTTCCGGAGGTGGCGGTGGGTCTACCGGTGAAGCTTTCGATAACATCGTATTTAAGGATGTGAAAACAGAGAACATTGTAGGTGGACTTACAATTAGTTATCTCTTCGATGATGGACAGAATGCAATTCAATACATCAATTTCTCTGCACTGAGGAATAGTGGAAGAGTTTCAACAACTATCGAAGTGCTTAAGAACAAATCTGCAATGGTCGATGAAAGTGCTCCGGGAATTGTTTATAGCAATCTTAACATCTGGGTTGGTAAATCAGGATTTGCTACAGCAGATAACATTGCTGGTCCTGTTATAGGGTTCAGTGTGCCAAAAGACTGGCTGGCAGAGGATGGCATTGATGAGAATTCAATAGTACTATATCGACACAGTGAAGGCAAATGGAATGCTCTTGATACCGAGATGATCGGAGAAGATGGATCATACATCTACTTCGAAGCGGAAACACCGGGATTTTCACCATTTGCTATTGCAGCAGATATGGATAACGGAGCTGTGGCCGATGATATTGGTTTAATTGAAGAGGATTCCAGATTTTTTGTTGTTTCCAGTACTGTTAATATTACTGAACCCTCAGTAGAAGACTTGAACGAAACTGGATTTGAAGAAGCAGCTGACTCGGAGTTTGAAATACTATTCTTTGTAATACCAGTGGTTATGGTGCTTATATTGGTATTAGCTTCGTATGTTGCAAGATCAAAAGGATTATAA